A single genomic interval of Koleobacter methoxysyntrophicus harbors:
- the flgL gene encoding flagellar hook-associated protein FlgL, with product MRVTNNMLVDNFMKNLYGNLRKMDNIQNKMASGKKIRVPSDDPIGTAHSLRLRSDLEQLEQYSKNVDDAISWLNTTESALKNVGDILQRIRELTLYGANDSLTQDERDKILSEVIQLKGQIIQEANSSYAGRFIFAGTLTDAPPFDPVNPTVYNGNLGNIMYEYSPLNTIKVNVTGEEAFRVPNDLFQVLSDLENDLQTGNTANLSGVRLQEIDAGLANILKVRAEVGAKINRFETVKASIEEEKINFTNLLSQTEDVDMAKIIMDLKMQENVYRASLATGARVIQPTLLDFLR from the coding sequence GTGAGGGTTACTAATAACATGTTGGTAGATAATTTTATGAAGAATCTCTATGGAAATCTAAGGAAGATGGATAATATCCAAAATAAAATGGCTTCAGGGAAAAAGATAAGGGTTCCGTCCGATGACCCTATAGGGACCGCCCATAGTTTGAGATTGCGGAGCGATTTGGAACAGCTGGAGCAGTACAGCAAAAATGTAGATGACGCAATATCCTGGCTTAATACCACTGAATCGGCCCTTAAAAATGTAGGTGATATATTGCAGAGGATTAGGGAATTAACCCTTTATGGCGCTAATGATTCCCTTACCCAGGATGAGAGGGACAAGATATTATCTGAAGTTATCCAGTTAAAGGGACAAATAATCCAGGAGGCAAATTCTTCATATGCCGGGCGGTTTATTTTTGCCGGAACCCTAACGGATGCTCCTCCCTTTGATCCTGTTAACCCTACTGTTTATAATGGGAACTTAGGTAATATAATGTATGAATACAGCCCACTGAATACTATCAAAGTTAACGTTACAGGAGAAGAGGCCTTTCGAGTTCCCAATGACCTGTTCCAAGTTTTGAGCGATCTGGAGAATGACCTTCAAACCGGTAATACTGCAAACCTATCAGGGGTAAGATTACAGGAGATTGATGCTGGATTGGCTAATATTTTGAAGGTTAGGGCTGAAGTTGGAGCAAAGATAAATCGGTTTGAGACCGTAAAAGCAAGTATTGAAGAAGAAAAGATTAACTTCACAAACTTACTGTCCCAGACGGAAGATGTGGATATGGCTAAGATTATAATGGACCTGAAGATGCAGGAAAATGTGTACAGGGCTTCCCTTGCAACAGGCGCACGGGTTATACAACCTACCCTCCTTGATTTTCTAAGATAG
- a CDS encoding ComF family protein, whose product MNSTGVAGMPLNWLFEELLNLIFPGNNLCLLCSNPLEKGIKGLCSQCISKIAVVEAPVCFKCGKPLIDGYGKTKCPDCLSTKRYFDQGRCVGEYKGTLKEAVILYKYRGKKGLAVPLGFLMTQTLKQQDWPKPELIIPVPLSRKRLYHRGFNQSSLLAEVIGKEIGAPLSSRHLKRVKATEHQTKLGKMERKENVRDAFCVLHGEDIRGRRILLIDDVYTTGATVNECSRMLRYAGAASIYVLTLATGRNL is encoded by the coding sequence ATGAATTCAACGGGTGTTGCGGGAATGCCTTTAAATTGGTTATTTGAGGAACTATTGAACTTAATATTCCCGGGAAATAATTTATGTCTTCTCTGCAGTAACCCTTTGGAAAAGGGAATAAAAGGCCTCTGCAGCCAATGCATTTCAAAAATTGCCGTAGTAGAGGCGCCTGTGTGTTTTAAATGCGGTAAACCCCTTATAGATGGATATGGAAAAACAAAATGCCCTGACTGTTTATCGACAAAGAGGTATTTTGATCAGGGCCGGTGTGTCGGTGAATATAAAGGGACCCTAAAAGAAGCAGTAATCCTTTATAAATACAGGGGTAAAAAGGGGCTGGCCGTTCCTTTAGGATTTTTGATGACACAAACACTAAAACAGCAAGACTGGCCGAAACCTGAATTGATAATACCGGTGCCTTTAAGCAGGAAGAGATTGTATCATAGGGGATTTAATCAATCGAGCCTGCTGGCTGAAGTAATAGGGAAAGAAATAGGTGCACCGCTATCCAGCCGTCATTTAAAGAGGGTAAAGGCAACAGAACATCAGACCAAACTGGGGAAGATGGAGAGAAAAGAGAATGTAAGGGATGCTTTTTGCGTACTTCATGGGGAGGACATTAGAGGCAGGAGGATATTATTGATTGATGATGTTTATACCACCGGTGCAACGGTTAATGAGTGTTCAAGGATGCTTAGATATGCCGGAGCAGCCAGTATTTATGTTTTAACCCTGGCAACGGGAAGAAATCTTTAA
- the flgK gene encoding flagellar hook-associated protein FlgK: MRSAFFGLEIAKRALFTHQHSLYVTGHNIANANTEGYSRQRGIHAATYPQFSYSLNRPTFAGITGTGVEMQEIRRMRDQFIDRDFRNENQIFGEWETKRDILQKIEYIFNEPSDSGIRSVLDEFWNSFQELSKNPENPTVRAVVHQRGIALAETINHTYTQFKELQMQVNEAIDVKVKEINSLSLQIADLNDQILKTEATGDNANDLRDRRDFLVDQLSKIVKLYVDEDNNGMYTISVTGAALVTGKYYNPIEFDVTDITSVITFTDLGYNLVTDGGELKGLLEMRDNALPYYMKGLEDIAQALMDEINPIHSTGFGLGDASVDPTLTGNDFFISGSGNNLIELNPALNVLERIAAASSNNTPGDGSNALLIAQLKQKKIATLANGTFDDYTKSLISALGVDTQEAIRMTDNQQLLLTQIENRRESVSGVSLDEEMSNMIKFQHGYNSAARMVTAIDEMLEVVVNKMGIVGR; this comes from the coding sequence GTGAGGTCAGCTTTTTTCGGATTGGAAATAGCCAAGAGGGCACTGTTTACCCATCAGCATTCCCTTTATGTGACAGGGCACAACATAGCCAATGCAAACACTGAAGGATACAGCCGTCAAAGGGGTATACATGCTGCTACATATCCCCAATTCAGCTATTCCCTCAACAGGCCGACATTCGCGGGGATTACGGGGACAGGGGTAGAAATGCAGGAAATAAGGCGGATGAGGGACCAGTTTATAGATAGGGATTTCAGAAACGAAAACCAGATTTTTGGGGAATGGGAGACAAAAAGGGATATACTGCAAAAAATAGAGTATATCTTTAACGAACCTTCAGATTCGGGAATAAGATCCGTTCTAGACGAGTTCTGGAATTCTTTTCAGGAATTGAGCAAAAACCCGGAAAACCCTACTGTTCGGGCTGTCGTTCATCAAAGAGGTATAGCCCTTGCGGAAACCATTAATCATACATATACCCAGTTTAAAGAATTGCAAATGCAGGTCAATGAAGCCATAGATGTAAAGGTTAAGGAGATAAATTCCCTTTCCCTTCAAATAGCTGATTTAAATGATCAAATTCTTAAAACCGAAGCAACAGGGGATAATGCCAATGATCTTAGGGATAGGAGGGATTTCCTTGTAGACCAGCTTTCAAAAATTGTAAAACTATATGTGGATGAGGACAACAACGGCATGTATACTATTAGTGTGACGGGGGCTGCCCTTGTTACAGGGAAATACTATAACCCCATCGAGTTTGATGTTACTGATATAACCAGTGTTATAACCTTTACCGATCTAGGCTACAACCTGGTGACAGATGGTGGGGAGCTAAAGGGACTTTTAGAAATGCGGGATAATGCCCTTCCCTATTATATGAAGGGTCTTGAAGATATAGCCCAAGCCCTTATGGACGAGATAAACCCGATCCATAGTACGGGTTTTGGTCTGGGCGATGCGAGTGTTGACCCAACCCTTACGGGTAATGACTTTTTTATTAGCGGTAGCGGTAATAACCTAATAGAACTGAATCCTGCCCTGAATGTATTAGAAAGGATAGCGGCAGCATCTTCTAACAACACCCCCGGAGATGGCAGCAATGCATTGCTTATTGCCCAATTGAAACAGAAGAAGATAGCAACCTTGGCTAACGGGACTTTTGATGATTATACAAAGTCATTGATTTCAGCTTTAGGGGTGGATACCCAGGAAGCCATCAGGATGACAGATAACCAGCAGCTCCTCCTTACCCAGATAGAAAACAGAAGGGAATCAGTTTCAGGGGTATCTCTGGATGAGGAAATGTCCAATATGATAAAATTTCAGCATGGTTATAATTCTGCAGCCAGAATGGTAACTGCTATCGATGAAATGCTAGAGGTCGTTGTCAACAAAATGGGGATTGTAGGAAGGTAG
- a CDS encoding DUF6470 family protein, whose translation MSIQISFNFARIGLDIYKGNFLFTAPAADMNLRQIPAELKIHIEGPRVEIDQEKSMEEIGAGGHMALARKIVRKGLQTSMDYISMIARHGDMLAEIEKNQDALQEVIEESVWHKDKKEINVECIPKTMPRVYVKGSLDIDVIPGGVRLDVDEGKLNIDFDRARVDIYLLQKAKITVETGKNLDVKA comes from the coding sequence ATGAGCATACAGATATCTTTTAATTTTGCTCGAATCGGCCTGGATATATATAAAGGCAACTTCCTTTTTACAGCTCCCGCAGCAGATATGAACCTTAGGCAGATACCTGCTGAACTGAAGATACATATAGAAGGCCCGAGGGTTGAGATAGATCAAGAAAAATCCATGGAGGAAATCGGTGCAGGAGGTCATATGGCCCTTGCCAGAAAGATTGTTCGAAAAGGTTTGCAAACCTCAATGGACTATATTTCAATGATTGCCCGTCACGGAGATATGCTGGCAGAAATAGAGAAAAATCAAGATGCATTGCAGGAAGTCATAGAAGAATCGGTATGGCATAAGGATAAAAAAGAAATTAACGTTGAGTGTATTCCCAAAACAATGCCGCGGGTCTATGTAAAAGGGAGTCTGGATATCGATGTAATTCCAGGTGGTGTTAGGCTTGATGTAGATGAAGGGAAGTTGAATATAGACTTTGATAGGGCCAGGGTCGACATATATTTGCTCCAGAAGGCGAAGATAACCGTAGAAACAGGCAAAAATTTAGATGTAAAAGCCTAG
- the csrA gene encoding carbon storage regulator CsrA, with translation MLVLTRKSGQKIIIGDNIRIAVLEIQGDQVRIGIQAPRDITIHREEIYEEIQKENKAAIAVNTDDLNIVLDIYSGKGKETKEK, from the coding sequence GTGCTCGTTTTAACCAGGAAATCCGGTCAGAAAATAATAATAGGGGATAATATCCGGATTGCTGTTTTGGAGATTCAGGGGGACCAGGTGCGTATAGGGATACAGGCCCCAAGAGACATAACCATACACAGGGAAGAAATTTATGAAGAGATTCAGAAGGAAAACAAAGCAGCAATTGCTGTAAATACTGATGACCTGAACATAGTGTTGGATATTTATTCCGGTAAGGGTAAAGAAACGAAAGAAAAATAG
- a CDS encoding HAD family hydrolase: protein MIILDIPGFGELNIKNLVLDMNGTIAVDGKINREIKKLIETLSRKLNIYIVTADTFGKAKEECRDIKAETIFVDRENGADFKDEFVKKLGACETAAIGNGMNDSKMLKASALGIAVIMNEGCCTKALLEADIVVKSIKDALELFLYPNRIKATLRK from the coding sequence TTGATAATTCTTGATATACCGGGATTCGGAGAATTAAACATAAAGAATCTCGTTCTTGATATGAACGGCACCATAGCGGTTGACGGGAAAATAAACCGAGAAATAAAGAAACTTATAGAAACATTATCCCGCAAATTAAATATATATATTGTAACAGCAGATACCTTTGGTAAGGCAAAAGAAGAATGCAGGGACATAAAAGCAGAAACTATATTTGTCGATAGAGAAAATGGAGCCGATTTTAAAGATGAATTTGTCAAAAAATTGGGAGCCTGTGAAACTGCTGCAATCGGGAATGGAATGAATGATTCGAAGATGTTAAAGGCTTCGGCTTTAGGGATAGCGGTAATAATGAACGAAGGATGCTGTACAAAAGCCCTTTTAGAAGCCGATATTGTAGTAAAAAGCATAAAGGATGCTCTGGAACTCTTTCTTTACCCCAATAGAATCAAAGCAACATTGAGGAAATAA
- a CDS encoding IS1634 family transposase produces the protein MYLQIGISNGRRYLAIVQGYRDPVTKKVRHKTVKSLGYLDELKKQYPDPIAHFKSVVEEMNKKAVLEKQPVTISLDPEETLKENQVNRKNIGYAALSKLYHELGLNTFFYNKSRAFKSKFNTNNIMKLLIFSRILAPASKKKTYEEKDRYFENTDFSLDDIYRCLTQVVAFKDELQLHLHRQMKNKFGRSTELVYYDVTNYYFETDRQDEMKKKGVSKEHRPDPIVQMGLLMDTKGIPIMYDLFPGNTNDCETLMPVLDRVKKDYGVGRIIIVADKGVNTADNIAFSLAKGDGYVYSQTVRGGSKELKDYVLSESGYRQIGDGYKVKSRLYPREIAVSNTKGGRSKVRIDEKQVVFYSADYDRKAKADREGAIMKARDLVKNPSKYNKAISYGAAKYVKNLVFDPKTGEILTAKKRPVFDEEKLREEEKFDGYYAIVTSEWKMSDEEIIEIYRGLWRIEEAFKVTKSDLEARPVYLSRNDHIQAHFLICFVALVIARLLALLLGNKYSIPRIVESLNKASGSRLEENWYVFDHADEITRAITEILGVDLSRKYLRLGDIKKILGATKKT, from the coding sequence ATGTATCTTCAAATAGGCATCAGCAATGGCCGACGTTATCTGGCAATCGTTCAGGGCTATAGAGATCCTGTAACAAAAAAAGTTAGACACAAAACGGTCAAATCTCTCGGATATCTTGATGAGCTTAAAAAGCAGTATCCCGATCCTATTGCCCATTTTAAGAGTGTTGTCGAGGAGATGAACAAAAAAGCGGTTTTAGAAAAACAGCCGGTCACAATCAGCCTCGATCCGGAAGAAACTTTGAAAGAAAACCAAGTCAACCGCAAAAATATTGGCTACGCTGCTCTTAGTAAACTTTACCATGAACTTGGTCTTAATACTTTCTTTTACAACAAATCCAGAGCCTTTAAATCTAAGTTCAACACAAACAATATTATGAAGCTCCTCATTTTCTCCCGCATCCTTGCCCCCGCCTCTAAGAAAAAAACTTATGAGGAGAAAGACCGCTACTTCGAGAACACCGATTTCTCATTAGACGATATTTACCGTTGCCTCACGCAGGTTGTCGCTTTTAAAGATGAACTGCAGTTGCATCTGCACCGGCAGATGAAAAATAAATTCGGCAGAAGCACCGAACTGGTCTATTACGATGTCACAAATTACTACTTCGAGACCGACAGGCAGGACGAGATGAAAAAAAAGGGTGTCTCCAAAGAACATCGCCCGGATCCGATCGTGCAGATGGGGCTGCTCATGGACACAAAGGGTATTCCTATTATGTATGATCTTTTTCCGGGCAACACCAATGACTGCGAGACACTGATGCCGGTTTTGGACAGAGTGAAAAAAGATTATGGGGTGGGCCGCATTATTATTGTGGCGGACAAGGGGGTCAACACGGCGGACAATATTGCCTTCAGCCTTGCTAAGGGCGATGGGTACGTCTATTCGCAAACGGTGCGCGGTGGGAGCAAGGAGCTAAAAGATTACGTCCTTAGCGAATCTGGATACCGGCAGATCGGCGACGGTTACAAGGTTAAGTCCAGGCTTTATCCACGAGAAATTGCTGTCAGCAATACAAAAGGAGGCAGAAGCAAGGTCCGCATTGACGAAAAGCAGGTCGTGTTTTACAGCGCCGACTATGACCGCAAAGCAAAGGCCGACCGTGAAGGCGCCATCATGAAAGCCCGGGACCTGGTAAAAAATCCTTCAAAATACAACAAGGCCATCTCTTACGGAGCGGCTAAATATGTGAAAAACCTCGTTTTCGACCCGAAAACAGGTGAAATCCTGACAGCAAAGAAAAGACCCGTATTCGATGAGGAAAAATTGCGCGAGGAAGAGAAGTTCGATGGTTATTACGCCATCGTCACCAGCGAGTGGAAGATGAGCGATGAGGAGATTATCGAAATCTATCGCGGGCTCTGGCGGATCGAAGAGGCGTTTAAAGTGACAAAAAGCGATCTTGAGGCCCGGCCTGTTTATCTTTCTCGCAATGACCACATACAGGCCCATTTCCTTATCTGTTTCGTCGCACTTGTTATTGCCCGCCTGTTGGCACTGCTCCTCGGAAATAAATACTCTATCCCAAGGATCGTGGAAAGCCTGAATAAAGCATCAGGAAGCCGTCTTGAAGAAAACTGGTATGTCTTCGACCATGCCGATGAGATAACAAGAGCGATCACCGAAATACTGGGCGTGGATCTCAGCCGCAAATACCTTAGGTTGGGGGATATAAAAAAAATTTTGGGAGCTACGAAAAAAACCTAA
- the dapB gene encoding 4-hydroxy-tetrahydrodipicolinate reductase: MKVILNGCNGSMGQVVVQVIKRQEDIEVVAGIDRYPEAKSNDFPVYKSFSGLSFRGDLIMDFSRPEALGDILKYALETRTPVLIATTGHDERAKKSIEEAAEMIPIFMSSNLSLGINLLIKLVKQAAAFLGDAFDIEIIEKHHNKKVDAPSGTAITIARNINEVFDGAKEFIYGRQSKAQKRDSKEIGIHAIRGGTIVGEHTVIFAGQDEILEISHYAHSREIFAIGAIKAARFLINQNPGLYGMDDLVNNI, from the coding sequence ATGAAGGTAATCTTAAATGGATGTAATGGTTCAATGGGTCAGGTGGTGGTGCAGGTTATAAAGAGACAGGAGGATATCGAAGTAGTAGCCGGGATTGACAGGTACCCTGAAGCTAAGTCCAATGACTTTCCTGTTTATAAAAGCTTCAGTGGACTGAGCTTTAGAGGGGATTTGATTATGGACTTTTCGCGACCCGAAGCACTCGGGGATATTTTAAAATACGCCCTTGAAACCCGGACACCTGTCCTTATAGCTACTACCGGTCACGATGAACGGGCAAAAAAAAGCATTGAAGAAGCGGCAGAGATGATTCCTATATTCATGTCATCGAATTTATCTTTAGGAATAAACCTCCTCATAAAACTTGTAAAACAGGCAGCTGCATTTCTAGGAGATGCCTTTGATATAGAAATAATAGAGAAACACCACAATAAAAAGGTGGATGCACCGAGCGGAACGGCAATAACTATAGCAAGGAACATAAATGAGGTATTCGATGGGGCCAAGGAATTCATATATGGAAGACAGTCAAAAGCACAAAAACGTGATTCAAAGGAAATAGGGATTCATGCTATAAGGGGCGGGACCATCGTGGGTGAACATACCGTTATATTTGCCGGCCAGGATGAAATCCTGGAAATCAGTCACTATGCCCATTCCAGGGAGATTTTTGCTATAGGTGCCATTAAGGCAGCCAGGTTCTTGATTAATCAGAACCCGGGGTTGTACGGAATGGATGACCTTGTAAATAACATTTGA
- a CDS encoding flagellin, with product MRINHNISALFSYNRLNKTNESMNKSLERLSSGLRINRAGDDAAGLAISEKMRAQIRGLNQATRNAQDAISLIQTAEGALNESQSILQRMRELAVQAASDSNMTADRNKIQAELEQLKTELSRIASQTEFNTRKLLNGAFNGAVFHIGANANQTITVTIGTMTATALGITQTAITIGSGAGSAGAQRSAANALIGTVDAALGTVSEERSKLGAIQNRLEHTITNLQTAAENLTAAESRIRDVDMAAEMMNFTRDQVLIQAGTAMLAQANMKPQSVLQLLG from the coding sequence ATGAGGATTAACCACAATATCAGCGCATTATTTTCTTATAACAGGCTGAACAAAACAAACGAAAGCATGAATAAATCCCTGGAGAGGCTGTCGTCAGGTCTCAGGATAAACAGGGCAGGGGATGATGCTGCAGGTCTTGCAATTTCTGAAAAGATGAGAGCTCAGATCAGGGGATTAAACCAGGCTACGAGGAATGCGCAGGATGCTATTTCGCTGATTCAAACAGCTGAAGGTGCATTAAATGAAAGCCAGAGCATCCTGCAGAGGATGAGAGAATTAGCAGTTCAGGCTGCCAGTGATTCCAATATGACTGCTGACCGCAACAAGATCCAGGCAGAGCTGGAGCAGCTAAAAACAGAACTATCTAGAATTGCAAGTCAGACAGAGTTCAACACGAGAAAGCTCTTGAATGGAGCCTTTAACGGTGCTGTATTCCATATCGGGGCAAACGCCAATCAAACCATAACAGTGACAATAGGGACTATGACTGCAACGGCATTAGGAATAACCCAGACTGCAATTACGATAGGCAGTGGTGCCGGGTCAGCAGGGGCTCAAAGGTCAGCAGCTAATGCATTGATAGGTACTGTAGATGCCGCACTAGGAACGGTTTCCGAAGAGAGATCTAAACTGGGTGCAATTCAAAACAGGCTTGAACATACTATTACCAACCTGCAGACGGCTGCTGAGAATCTGACAGCGGCAGAATCCCGTATCAGAGATGTTGATATGGCTGCTGAAATGATGAACTTTACCAGGGATCAGGTATTAATCCAGGCTGGTACTGCGATGCTTGCTCAAGCAAATATGAAACCTCAATCAGTCCTACAGCTTCTTGGCTAA
- a CDS encoding TIGR03826 family flagellar region protein, producing MNRQLKNCPKCGKLFVFTTREICPECAQKEDDEFNVVREYILENPAANIDEVSKATGISPSKILKFLREGRLMLSPNHVNLILQCESCGEPILTGRLCKKCAARLEQEMRGKMHTRRIKGDEDTKGRMYTLERLKNRNR from the coding sequence ATGAACAGGCAATTAAAAAATTGCCCTAAATGCGGCAAACTGTTTGTTTTTACGACAAGAGAAATCTGTCCTGAGTGTGCCCAAAAAGAAGATGATGAGTTTAATGTAGTAAGGGAATACATTTTAGAGAATCCAGCAGCAAATATAGATGAAGTGTCTAAAGCTACAGGAATATCGCCATCAAAGATATTAAAATTCCTGAGGGAGGGCAGATTAATGCTCAGCCCGAATCATGTCAATTTGATTCTGCAGTGTGAAAGCTGCGGAGAACCGATTCTAACAGGGAGGCTGTGCAAGAAATGCGCGGCCCGACTGGAGCAGGAAATGAGAGGTAAGATGCATACAAGGAGAATCAAAGGGGATGAAGATACCAAAGGCAGAATGTATACCCTGGAGAGATTGAAGAACAGAAACAGATAA
- a CDS encoding flagellar protein FlaG encodes MMKVEGLSVDSIVKTQKVENNTKTPLMENYIEKGNGNIENKQEQTGVNIIKEEKKEISEEKLKKAIMQMNESIRIFDKRIHFDVHKDSGRIFVQVIDLENDKVIREIPPEEMLEISAKIHEMVGLVIDEKR; translated from the coding sequence ATGATGAAGGTAGAAGGGCTTTCGGTTGACAGTATCGTCAAAACACAAAAAGTGGAAAATAACACAAAAACACCATTAATGGAAAATTATATAGAAAAAGGTAATGGAAATATTGAAAACAAACAAGAACAAACCGGGGTAAACATTATTAAAGAAGAAAAAAAGGAAATAAGTGAAGAGAAGCTAAAAAAAGCTATAATGCAAATGAACGAATCTATAAGGATATTTGATAAAAGAATACATTTCGATGTCCATAAAGACTCTGGCAGAATATTTGTACAGGTTATAGATCTTGAAAATGATAAAGTAATAAGAGAAATTCCACCGGAAGAAATGCTTGAGATATCGGCAAAAATTCATGAAATGGTCGGTTTAGTGATAGATGAAAAGAGGTAA
- the flgM gene encoding flagellar biosynthesis anti-sigma factor FlgM, translating into MIISQNQIHNVMQTYSKQKIERVQTNTRKTKALNGVKYGEDKLELSREGKEFKLAFEAILKTPDIRTEKVSDLKHKIEKGTYIIDGEKVAEKIIGRIIVDELV; encoded by the coding sequence ATGATCATCTCCCAGAACCAAATCCATAATGTAATGCAGACATATAGCAAGCAGAAAATTGAAAGGGTTCAGACAAATACCCGAAAAACCAAAGCATTAAATGGAGTGAAATATGGAGAAGATAAGCTTGAGCTGTCAAGAGAAGGTAAAGAATTTAAATTAGCTTTTGAGGCAATCTTGAAAACCCCTGATATAAGGACGGAAAAAGTAAGTGACCTAAAACATAAGATTGAAAAAGGAACCTATATAATAGACGGCGAGAAGGTTGCGGAGAAGATTATAGGACGAATAATCGTTGATGAGTTAGTTTGA
- the fliW gene encoding flagellar assembly protein FliW, producing MRIKTKNFGDMEVDKDRILTFNRGIIGFEDFKKYAVIDHKNENFPFKWLQSLEEKDIAFVVADPFAFYPDYSPVIPNIIINYLGLKENEKPGFYVIAVVPKDPVKMTVNLKAPIVFNPFNRKAEQIIVENEDYKIKHYIFTSIANNHLEQGNNRDMTPSAVND from the coding sequence ATGCGGATAAAAACCAAAAACTTCGGTGATATGGAAGTAGATAAGGATAGGATTTTAACCTTCAATCGCGGCATAATCGGTTTTGAAGATTTTAAGAAATATGCAGTTATCGATCATAAAAATGAAAATTTCCCCTTCAAATGGCTGCAGAGTCTGGAAGAAAAGGATATAGCTTTTGTTGTTGCAGATCCCTTTGCCTTTTATCCTGATTATTCTCCGGTTATACCTAATATAATAATAAATTATCTTGGATTAAAGGAAAACGAAAAACCGGGATTTTATGTAATAGCTGTTGTACCAAAGGATCCGGTTAAAATGACCGTTAATCTAAAAGCCCCTATAGTATTTAATCCTTTTAATCGAAAGGCAGAACAAATTATAGTAGAAAATGAGGATTATAAAATAAAGCATTACATATTCACTAGCATAGCAAATAATCACCTTGAACAGGGGAACAATAGAGATATGACACCATCAGCAGTAAATGATTGA
- a CDS encoding flagellar protein FlgN → MVELRELAEVLKKELDIYKDILTLSERKTDIIASGDIKGLDEIVKSEESLILNIGKLEDERYNILLNLQKTNGIDVNKITLSELLEKLDPEQEYNLAEIQKQISDTLSRLEKVNERNALLIKKALEHINNSLELITSAWDKETGVYGLEKDAKTRKDVKSFLDYKV, encoded by the coding sequence GTGGTTGAACTAAGAGAACTGGCGGAGGTTTTAAAGAAAGAACTGGATATTTACAAAGATATATTGACCCTTTCAGAAAGAAAAACAGATATTATTGCAAGCGGTGACATAAAAGGCCTGGATGAGATAGTTAAATCGGAAGAGTCCCTTATACTAAACATTGGAAAACTTGAAGATGAACGTTACAACATTCTGCTGAACTTACAGAAAACAAACGGGATAGATGTCAATAAAATTACCCTGTCAGAACTCCTGGAAAAACTTGACCCTGAACAGGAATATAATCTTGCTGAAATCCAGAAACAAATATCTGACACCCTTTCCAGGCTTGAAAAGGTAAATGAAAGGAATGCCCTTCTCATTAAAAAGGCCCTTGAGCACATCAATAATTCCCTGGAATTAATTACATCCGCATGGGATAAAGAGACGGGGGTTTATGGATTGGAAAAAGACGCGAAAACCCGAAAAGACGTTAAGAGCTTTTTAGATTACAAGGTTTAA